ATCTATACCGTCCCATCTTCCAGCCATTGGTCTTAGTAGGGTCCGAGCCGGAGTGATCGTGAAGCGTATAGAACAAGGCACAATTGACCAAGTCAGTGGGCCAGATCATAGCAGCCGGCCACACCAGAAAGCGACGGGCAAGTCCAGCCAGCCCATATCCAGTGCAAAGAGTCGTAATGCCAAATAGGATCTGGAAAGCCCAGCCAAACTTTTGGCCGTAAAAGATTTGCTGCGCGAGGAGTACATCAGTTGCGTAGAGAACACCGCCACCGTAGGCCGCCTATCTGAGTTAGTGATGCctatgaggaagaggaaaacCGTGCATACATTGGACATGGCGACAATTACCACATGCTCCTTGTAGTTAAATTTACCGGGCTTGAGGTTGAATTTGAGACCGAACAAGGTCCATTCTCGGTCAGGCATGATCAAGTCCCAGCCAAGACCAAACGGATAGGCGACAAGCTGGACTACGTAGGTAGTGACTGTGACACTGGGGTTTCGCAACGAGAAGAGCATATTCACACCAGAACCGATGGTGCAAAGAATTAACCCGATAGTCCAGGCACGGATGGTGTTGGCAGGGACATCAACATCGTAGTTTCGGACAACAGATCTAACTTCGGGATAGGGACTGTTGTCCTCCATGAGCGCGTGCTCAATCTCAATCCCCTTCTCGGCATTTCCAGTCGCGATGGCGGCGTCGACATCTGTGAGGTCGTCGATGGGCAGATTGGGATCGAACTTGTGAGACTTCTCGAACTGCTGTAGATTCTCGAGGTAATCACGACCGGAAGCGGAGACGGTCTCGAGAGGGCCGGGGATTGGAATAATATCCTCGGCCTCGTGGCGTTTGCGAAAGAGAGACGGCGCCATGATAATTGATATCCTTTGCTCGAGCAATGGATAGTTTCAGCGACAGCGAACCGACGTCGAGGCGTGGTTTGAAGCCCGCTATGACAGCGACAACAACGGCCTTTGGTCTTGTGGTATTGAGAGACGATGTTGAAGCGAAGGAGAAAGCCGACAGCGGCTGATGCTGTGCAGATGTGGTTATACAGACGGCCTGAGACCAGTACGGGGGGGGATCTCAGCCCCAAGAACCAGGAGGGCccaagactgaggagaaGTGTCGCTCCCCGCGAATCGCACATTGACACCACTCAATGCTGTACTCTAGGAACAGCCATATGAACCCGGTGCTAGACGGGTTTGGCTATAGTGCTAATGTTCGTGCAATGCTATCGCGGGCGACGGCACAATTGGGTCTAGACCACCTTCTTAATCAGGCATGGGCTCGGGCTCAACCTTGTCGACTGCAGTCTTCGATGGCCCCCTGTGGTTCCTCAGTCTGAAAATTCGGACCTTTTGTTGAAAAAGCAGAATGTTTCAATTCGTTGGTATTTTTGTTCGATTCTTTTGAGGCGGCAATCTGTAGAGTCGCCAAGTGTTTTAAAACATTTCAGCGATCGTAGTAGCTCGGCTCCTCTCGACTTCGGCTAGGTTTCCCTATCGCAAGGACAGCCCAGCACGCCTAGGGCGCCCTGTTCGTCCTCGATGTCACATCAGGCATTGGCACGCCATTGTGTTATCTTACGCACCCAATGAACACAGACCTTGATGGCGTTCAAGCCTTCGGAGCGCTGCTTATCTCCAGCCTGTCCAGGGTTAGTCTCGACCCACAAGATAACCATGATGTACGTGAGAATACAGCGGCTGGTGTGTGCGTGTTTCAACGCCCAGCCTGGCACTTTTGTCAACATAAACGGCTCGACCGGCTGTCAATCATGCTGAGAACGTCAAACGGTGGGCAATTTCTTCCCTATCGTTGATTGATTCAGGGCCAAACCAGACTTCAATTGCCTCCTGAACCATGATGTCGGGTTCAAGGTCCTAGAGCCAGAATCCTTCTGGAATATCGAAGGTTGAGGGTTGGTGGAATCTACCGGCCATGGATTATTCCAGGACTTTTGTTCGTTTCGCCCTTTCAACTTGCTCAGCAGATGCAGCATGTCAAAAGTCCAATCTTCGATTTGATTGTCCCACCGAGTCGACCTGGTGGTAATCGGTCTCTTGCAAAAGGTCCTTTGTGAAGGCAAAGATGGTTTCATTTACCTCTGATCAGCCTCCATCACGTGGCGAACTTTTGTTAACTTTCTGCTCGGCTCACATCCACTGCAACCAGAAGTGATGGAACCTTTGATCAGACCACTAAAAGCTCTCGAAATCTCTGCCGAAATTTTCCAACTCAGGGTCCGGCATAGTCAAGAAATACTATGAGGTGGTTTCGGGCAAAACGATGGAGAATTGGGATCTTTTGCTCGCCGAATGATATATTGGATTGAGCCTGGCAGGTTGGCTGCCTACTAATAACCTTACCATCCATCATGGCGAACTGCATCTTGTAAAGACCCACTGAATTTAACCACACCTGAAGTTCATGCGTGTAAGTGAACTTTGACCTAATAGAGAGGTTTTCTTCTTCCGTCAACAATCACAAAGCCATCAACAAATGTGCCTAACGGACACAATTGCCGAGAAACACATAGGCGCTGTTATTAGTTGTTCTTTGTATACCTTAGGTAGACAAGCCAATTCTGTCGGTTTGTCATACCACACACATCTTGCCGACAACGGAAGGGAATTTGGTCACGATAAATTATTTCCAGCGATTCATAAGAGCAAACAAAGAGGCTTTCAAGTCATTTCAAGATCCATATTCGACGACATGTAGTGTAAACTAATCATTGCTCAAGATTTATGGAAATACAAGATGGATAATCTTGTTCTCTGATACTCATCCATCAGACTTCCCAATCAAGCACCTACGCAGCGAAAATTTCCACGTTGTATCAATAACCGTAGCGATCTGTACTTCGTTTGCCGTTGGCATTAACCCCTTCAACTTATCGTACACACGCTCTCGGGCTACCACTACGTGTTTGGTTCACATAATAATGGCATTGTGTGGAAGCCAACTTCAAAAGATGACGCACTGCTGCTgcctactaaggtaggtatcttCACTTTCATGTGCATAGCAGTGGATGTCATCGTTTCCCTCCACTCTAGTAAACTCTACCTAACTTCTTAATAAGTAAGATAACCTCACGGGAGCAATCGCGGGGTAGACAACTTGCAAGGTGCATCTAAACTCGCCACTCCCAAAACGTCCGGCATcatgtcaacaacaccaggAGTTTCCTTCAGAAAGGATGGTACAAAGACATTCATTCCACTCGAAAATAATCCAGAAGTTTTCACTAAACTCATTCACAACCTGGGCGTTTCCGAGAAGCTCGGTTTTTACGATGTCTACAGCATTGACGAGCCTGAGCTGCTTGCCATGATCCCTCGTCCAGTTCATGCTCTGGTCTTCATCACTCCTGCACCTATGTGGGCGCGCGTTCGTGAGAATGACCCAGGTTCAAAGGAGCTGAGTTACGATGGCTCTGGTCCAGACGAGCCAGTTGTGTGGTACAAACAAACTATAGGTCACGCTTGTGGTCTCATTGCTCTCCTTCACAGCGTGAGCAACGGCACAGCGAAAAGCTTCATTAAACCAGACTCAATCCTCGATAAGATTCTGAAGAAAACACAAGATCTCAAGCCTCTCGAACGCGCCAATCATCTCTACAACTCGATAGATTTGGAGAAGGCTCACATGGCTGCTGCAGTGATGGGTGACACGATAGCCCCTGCAAGCGAAGAGCCTAGCGGATATCATTTCATCAGCTTCGTTAAGGGCCAAGATGGTCATCTATACGATCTTGAAGGAGGTTGGGGAGGCCCGGTTGATCGCGGCACATTGGACGAagctgatgatcttctcagcaaTAAGGCATTGGAAGTTACTGTCAAAAGATTTACCAAAGCTGCTGAGGGGAACCTCGAGTTCAGTATCATCGCACTGGCAACTGTTCCAGAAGGCGCCTGAATATAGATCCTTAAAAACCGACTGGGTGAGAAAGTGATGACAAACTTGACACTGGGTTTTCTCCTGTACGTTAGGTTTTACACGTGCCTGTCCTGCAGCATCAACTGATCTGATTAGGTTTACTCTGTGACACTCAGATACTTTCAAATTCGCCTAGGTGCATATTGGAAATCTTTCAGAGTTGTGTATCAAGTCCTTAGTGCTTAATATTTCAGGACAGCCGTTGTGCAATAGAGGGAGTTGCTGCTTTCACGACATGAATTTGTTACCCCAGTCCTGTGCATAGATTCATCTACATGTTGTGGCAGTTTCTCACCTGTTCTTGGGTTTCAATGAGATGCTGGCGTACCCGTCATATGGATTTTTCACGTCAGACAGGAACTCGTGAAGTGGACTAACCACAGGAGGCGTTTTGACGGTACATAATTAGACGTTGTGTATGCAGCAGCCCGTTTTTCACTGTCCTTGAATGTTTGCGTCCAACACTTGACTGGAAGCTCCTCGGGGTTTTGTTCAGTGTTGAAGGCTGAGGCAAACCCTTTCTATTTCATGGTTTCGAATACCTGCTTTAGTTGAGGGGATATTTCCTCCGCCTGACACTACCCAGACTGGACGGCTAAGTGACTACTCTCATGTAGCTAAACTATATGTCGTTGGGATCAGATCATACATATCCTTTCATATACTTTGGATACAAGCTCAAGGGAGTTTGCTTGTCCTTCTCTAGCGATTATTGTAACGTGACTAGTGAGGACATTATTCAACCTTCGACATACCCAGGcagtcaacatcaagaagattTCCTCATGCGACATCCGTGGTGGCTTCAGACCCGGACTCGATGCTGTGAAAATGCACTCTGTACCAACATTGTGTATTCTTTGCTCCTCGACCGACAAACACTTATCCTATAGTTCTCCGCTCTTTAGAGATGACGCCTTGACTCAACGAGCAGAACTACATTGGATATGATCATCGGTCATGATTGACTTAACCCCCTGGATGCCTGTGTTCGCCCTCTTCTTTTGATAGGGATTCGGGATTATAACATTTTATTACCTGTGTTCGTCTGTTGACTTCATCGTCGAGTCCATGGATGAGTGTCCCAACCGGCTTGTGAACAACCATATCTTCAATATTGTGGTCCTAACAATAATTACTGTCTCTCCTTTTGGCTGATTTTACACTACCAGTGGGAAATCTGGTCAGATGGCGCATTCTGCGACGAGTTTTCGGAACGCGGCAGCACACCTGTTACATACATTATCGGGCATGCAAGTAGCCGGTTGACACATTATGAATCACTCGCACGAGGGCCTTCAGGCCTCCGAGTTCTGTCCTCTCTGTCCTACAGTAATATTCTAGTACGTTCTCTGATTGTTTATCTTGCCAGTACTCATTCTGTTACACAGATACAGCATGATATTCATGCCTCATTGGTTGAAAGTGTAACAATCCAAGCGACAACAGATGACTTGCCAATACAGACTAGTTTATGGTCCCTCATGGTTTTCTCTTATTTGTTGTGACGGATGAGAGTCAACTCGTTAAAGGCTCGATTTGCAGCCCCCGTAGACTATTCATAGGGCAGTGCTGCCTTAAGTCCAGATAGTCTCGTACAACGACGAGTGAGGCTCTTTGCTCGAATCGGAGACAATGTCTCAGCCTTCAGCTACTAGCATTATTCATTCGACTGGTTACGATAAGCTTGGGGGTGCAAAGAATAAATATGGTCTCTTGTTAGGGCTTGCAGGAGGTCTGGTACTAGACCGAGCGACCAGAATTGCCTTGGACAACCCGATGGTTCAGCTGGGAACTGGAACATCCGCACACAACGCTTGAAGATAAAGACTTCCAGCGACTGCAGTGCAGTGTACCAAATAGATACTATGTATTTTAGACGTATACATGCGAAGCTTTGGATAAGGTGGATGGCAATACTGGTATGATCTTATGAGCTGGACTTACCTTACAGACAACTAGTTCTATAGGACGGGCACATAAACTTACCTAGGTGCTCCAGACCTTGGCTGGATGGGGTTTAAtcgtaaggtaccttacgcAAAGGCTATTTCCATGATTGGATGTTGGTTTGACACAGCATTCAACTCAGTAGAGATActtaaggtaaggtaggctGTAAGTTGGGCCATCTGCACATACTCGGGAGCGTAACCAAATATCACATCATTTGTCGTTTTACGGTGAGCATGCACCAGCACAGTACATAGCTTTGTGACTAGTCGAGGATTACATGTATGCTGGTCACTTTGGAATAGGACTCGTGATTCTCAATGGTCCCAGCAGTCGTCGATCTTTACACACCTCATCAATGGCTTGTCCCGCTCGGGTGCTTTAATTAGACATCAGGGCATACAACAGCCATATCCATCTCACCGAATGGTACGTACACAAAAACATGACAATCATACATAATTAAGTAACAAAGCAGCGGAGCGGATAGCTACACCTTAACGTGACGATGTCTTGACGGCGGGATCACGGTCAGCACACGAGAATATGCGAGATGTTGGAAATCCCATGTTAACCGGTCTGTTGATGACCCCCTGCAATGTCAAATTTAGCACACGCCCCATGTTCCTTAGCTACTGGGTCTTTCCATCCACGGCACAACGTTAACCAGGATGATATGGTTAACTTGACGAGATAGACCAAGAAGTACTCGACACTGTTCAGCCTTGCGCGTTTATTCGGATAACCTAGATGCCGAGGGCACACTAGATCGGAGTAAAACGCCCGTGGAACTGAAGTGAGCACGGTTTCTGCAAGTGAGCATGAGGctattgttgaagatggataTATGGAGTGACAGTCACTAAGCAGCAGAGTATCCAATAGTTTCCAAGAGAGGTGCCTTTACAGAACCCAGTTTTAAGCGATGACTACCCACCTAATGGAAGCGAGTATAGATTTGCACACACAACGGACGTATATCCGTCCGTCCTTGTAGATCATGCAAAACGATGAAGTTTGAACTTTTCGAGATCGCGATGAGAGATCTAGCTATTCTGTGATACGGGTTCGTTTATGGAGTTGCTGGCACCCAATGTGATATATTTTATCGAAGGGATCGTCAATAGTCCCCCTGGAGCATTGATGACCACCAGAGCCGTGCATGGTGAGGATCCCTGGATTGACGGAAATAATACATGCATCGTACGGAGGACTGTGACGCCGTTGCCTTGAACCTAGTACGGTGGCTTCTATCAACCTTCAGGAATATTGGTGAAATAAGGAGCTGCGGCAGACGATCCAACTGGAGACGAGAAAACGCTTTTCTTACAGGGATCaccttgactttgatctcgCCAAGCCAGTGGTATGTGGAAGCGAACCCGAAAGGATAGGtggatccatccatcaacatGAATGAAGGGAGAGCTTGGGAGACTTTCATTCATTCCTTTTGAGGCGGGCGAGATTAGGCGCGGATGCGGGAAGCTTGCCCAAATCTTTAGCAAAATGCCAAGCATCTGTGTGTACATATTCAATATTGTTCAATGGCGCTCTATAGTCTGCATATCGTCAGCTCATCAAGGGTTTTTCGTTCGCTGCACGTCTCAGTACATCCAATAGCTGACGCCGGTAGCCGGCAACAACGACTTGCCAGGTAAGCCCGGCAGATCGACGATGAGGTTAGAGGAGAACGACATGACTGGTCGACTTACAGCGGATCAAGCAAAATCACTAAGGCGACTAGCTCGAACGGTCTATCCCGGGGCATGGAAGCGTATTTGAAGGGTAGCCTCGTCACCAAAATAGGAGTGGCTTCGTGGCGCGCACGTTGAGAAAACGTCCACTACTCGGTCTATATACCCCTGACCCTGGTCTTCTTAGCAGGCCGAAAACCACAAACTCGTCCCATGTCCATTACACCGTCTAGACCGTCTTGCCAAAAGGGCTCGAAAATCTGGCTCGTTTCGGCATTACGTCATCGATTGTAGTCGCGGTAAAGAAACGCCGGGTAATCCGGAGTGTTAGTTTATTGGGATTTCGCCTGTATCGGAACCGCCTCTTGTTCCTACGAAGACATTCCTggactaggtacctaggcagTAGGAAAAACTCCTTTTAGCGCCAGATAGAAATGGGATGggagatcatcaagaaaaGCTTGTTCACTTTGTGTCAGTACGTGTTAAATAATACCTGAACCACACTTAACGACACGTACTCCTCAGtggatggcgatggaatGTGGGCTTATTTCTGCAAGGTACAGCGCGACAAGACAGGGGATGTGTTTCCAGGATCCGCGATCGatctaggtaaggtaccttagggaGTTGGCAGCAGGTACCTTTCAGGTACTGCTGTTTTTTTCGACGGCATAGGGAGCCCGGAGGGCTCTGAAAGTCCGCACCTCGCTGTGAGCCTCAGAGATTGTTGAGCGACATCCTGACCAAACAAAGTCTGACAAGCTCCATCAGCAACTCTTGTCGCCAAGACAGATGAGGACTAGGACTAACCAGTTTCTGCCAAGTAGCGGGCTGCTATCCAACTTGGCACGGCGGGAAGACAAGTTTAACCCCTGATGGCCCTGGTAATTGAGCCATGGCGACGGAGAACACGCGTATCAAGGCCACTGTTCCGTGGGATGGTTTGTAACTGAAGTTATTTTTGCTTGGAGATGGAACAACTCCATCCCTCTTCCGGCATAGAGTTTGAGGCGACGCCGATATGGAAAGACAGGTTCTTCAAATTCTGCGTTATCTGGTTTGTATAGCTGTTGGTCGAACTATCTAGAAAGACAATCCCGAATCCTTTGCAGGACTCCAATTGAGGTATGGAGGATATTTGATGCATATCGTAGTTTGACGACAGGACAGGATTTACCCGACCGAAAGTTATTACAGCTGTCTAGTAACCCACTAACCAAATTAAGGAATGGCCGTCGAAACGAAGCATTGGATACAGTTTATCATGGACTGGCATGAGGTTGGTTTGTTTTAAACTCATTGCAGCCAGGAAAGCATTCCCACAGCACAGACATTCAATGTTTCGAAACCCACATCCGACTTCTAATTCGAAGACTTTTGACTACGTACGGAAAAGATGACTTTGTTAAAACTCTGCTCTTTGATCGGCGTACATATAGAAAAGCCAATTATTAGTTTCTTATTGGGTGAGATAGGGGGACAGCACATGGAACCGGAAGACTTCAAATTCCCGGTTGGTGGAAGGGTTTATTGACGATGGGAACTGTTCCATTGAATTTACCCACTTGATCATACAGTACTCGGCTCCTTCGGGGCGCAGCATGTGGGATGCGTACATACATCGTGTTGTGTGATGCTCCACGGCGCTTGAACTTTACATAGGTCACATCCAGCTGTTTTGTTGGCAGCTCGTCAGGGTTGCCCTGCACTCTGAATGAGAGGGGTTTATCTTTGCATGTGCTTGtcctaatattaactttgaTGAACTGTGAGCTAGTCAATACGGTGTCTAAACCGCCAGATACACTAGGGTTTTCTAGGCATGATGGGTTCTAAATGCAGCCACCCATGTCAAGCAATTGTTTTGATTACTCCAACTCAAGGAGTTTTGATGTGAGCCTTGTGTTGTACTGCAGCCGTTGTTGGCTGTCCGACTTCCTATATAGTAGACTGGTATTATGGATCATGCCATGTGTGGTCTGCGCAGAATACAGCCAACTCTCATAGAAAGCTTGCACAAGATTGGAGCTTGGAGATCTATCAAGGCCTCAAGCCTGGGTATCTGCATATTCggttcatcatcaaacctAATTACCGGCTACCAACATCAATTGACCTGTTGTCGCGGCGTCAGATGATATGCTCCAGTATCCGCGCGACCCCGTGCCGCACGACGTGGATGTCAGGGTGGAAGATGCTGGTAGGGATCATGATAAGGAATTTGGACAATGGACGGCGATGGAGGTTGAAAGACAAGGGCAGAGTCGGGAAGATTTGGGTTTGGACGGATTGAGGGCAATCGAGTTAGGGTCCCATCTATTCGTACTAACCAAGCAATTGTTGGTGACTGACTTCTCGCTTCTGGGGGGGGTTTGCTTCGTATTCATTTGGCTGTGCGTGATTGATTCCCCTCGTTTACTTCTCCCTTGACTGAGCAGAaacttctcctcttcacccTCTCTCTCCTTTTTTGGACATTGTAGATTCTGGTTTGCTGCATCAACCAACCGCAGCCTACGTGAGATTcggtcttttttcttttttaatctttcgGGTTGTGTGGCGTCTGGGGAACATTTGACCACCGAAGCTGAAAAGAAAGCGAGAGCGGAGACCAGACGACACGCGACGACAAAGCGAGCTACCTACTCGACCCAAGAGAAAATAAATGCGAAACACAACGATCGAACGGAGAATCAGCGACGAATGAGACCGATGTTTAGAACAAGCAACAGCCGGCAATAATTCTCAAACCCTGGGACATTGGATCCTGAACTGTTAAGAAATTTCGGTGTTTGGTCAAAAGTGTTTTCTTTTGAACGGACGAAAAAAAAACCACACCAAGACACTCAAATTGAGTTCTTTGGATCTTTAGCGGCGGATCCCTTGATATTTGTCAACGGAGTACTTTCAACGGTATTCCGGCAGTCACTTGTGCAATCAATCATCAGCTGGGCTCGCTCTCTTCGAGTACGGACTACGAACTACGTACGGAGGAGGATTTTAATTCAACCTTAAGCTTGCGCGTATTTTCCTCGTGGCATTGGGTCCTCAACTTCCGGCCGCTCCGCACCGATCCTCGTTAGCTCCAGCAACATATCGAGCTCGAAACGAAGGTCTTCCGAGTCCCCCGTCCTCGTCACCATTCGTCACTGTTGCCACACCACTGGCCGACCGGCCTAACTATCCTTGAGTTGGGAATAATAATTCTATTGCGAGGGACAAAAGAGAAACAGTGCTGTAAGTTGATTTCTTGCTATTGTTGTGAATTGCTTGGCCTGAAGTCTTATGCGTTGCTGCCCTGATTCTCCAATTGAGTTTCATGGAGCAAGTGTTAGTGGATAGtctctgcttcatcatgacttcaaAGCTTTCCTCCATCCATCCCTTCATCACACACCCCTCTTTCTAGCCGTCTCTGCCTATTCCCCAACCTGTTTGCCATTGGCATTTTTTTCTGGGCACAACAGAATCAAATACGGGGGGTTGCATTTTTGGGGGGCAGCATTCCGTTTTGAACCATATCCTCGCCTTGCATTGCATCTCATCACACACGCACATGTCTGCCATGTAATTTGAGCCTCCCAACCACTGGCAGGCTGCAGCTCATGATAtcgttctcttccttcaagcTACCTCCAGTCGGACTGAGCCACTCCCGCATATCGTACATGCCGCCGCCTCCGGCCGGGGTCCCCCCTTGTCTTATTTCCTTGTATCTAAGCCTCTCTTTCACATACCTGCTTGCTACATACGCACttgttgcttgcttgctttgcttGTTGCTTTGCTGTTTCGCTGGCCCCTTGCAAAGCTCGGCCCCCTTGGTTCTTGACTTGGCCTATCTTTACTGGTCTGTTGTCCACTCGCATCTTCTGTTTCTCCCACACGCCTCCTCTCACTTTCCTCTTGTCAAAATCGTCTAGCCTAGCCTCTCCAGAACATCTTGAACACCCCGGTCCCCAGAGAGATTTACAGTGGTTGTCTCTGCCAAGTACACTTCAGGTAGGCACTGCACTACTTGAGTTTTCTCTCTCGGCAGCGCCTTACCCCCCTGCCACCTCAATTCAAATCGAGGCCCAATCATTCACGGGCCATATCATCATTTACAGGCGAAACACACAACACACCAAAGACCAGGCGACCCTCTCTTTCATCAACCCGAAGCTGATTAATTTAGTCAAGGCAGCGCAGAAGCTGCAAGCCTAGTCGATCGCAAAAAGGGACAACCGCGGGCCCGCCGTACTCGTACCGATAAATCCTCCTAGAGCCAAGTCCGCGCAGCTTCTTCCGCGCCCGCTGTGAGATTTCTAAGCTTGAACAAGGGCCCAATTCTTGTTGCAGCTTCTCAGCTCAGCCCACTCTCGCTCCTACAGTCCGTCCGACTACGATCCCCAGATAATCTCGCACACCCCGTTTGGTGCACCGTCCACCGAGGCCATCTCAGCTCTCGTCCCACTCATCATACTCACTACTGGCCGCTTGTAGATTTCTTGCTCCTTCATTGCATTTCGACAGTTGACGCACGAGACGCCGCTGTGCTTCCCCCCTGGTACGCCATCCTTCTGCCTACGCCACGATTTAGGCCCTGTCGCTCGTTGATTCTACGGCTGGCTGTCACTACCTATCACTGCCGTCTTCTCGCCCACCGACGCCTCGCTGGCCTCGTTCCCATTCGATAGCTTCCTTCTCCCGAGCCGCTACATGCACAATTGAGCTGCGCTATCGTCTTTGATCCTCGTCGCCCGCATCTCTATTCACAATAAACGGCAATCATCGTCAGTTTGAGCGTACATATCCTTGCTTAGACAGGTACTTCCATCAGTCCCGATCTTGTTGTGTTGTGGTACCCAATATACGCCCCAAGACTACGGGTCCATCGTTAGAAACCGCTCCGTTACACCCTCAGACTGGACCAGGCCACTATTCCACATTAGGACCCGCCAGACATTATGGCGCCTGTATCGCCCCGGCTCAAGATTCTATCAGGTTTGTCGTCTCTTCTCTTACAATTCTCCCTTCATACCTAGGGTTAGTTCACGCAGAAACCAGAAGTGGACGGTCGCGTCATTTCAGATCAACTGATCCCTCCCAATCCTTCATCAGTTGACACAATCTCTCAAAATCTTTTCTGTCTCTTGTATTCCTTTCACTCGTTTGTCTTGAATCCTCACGTCAACCGTCAGGACGGTTGCTCGTGCAGCGTCCCACTCTTGTCgctcatcatggccaacagTGAGCTAATGTCAGTCTGTTCAGTGGGAGGCAATCCCGTCTCGGCGTTCCTATCATGGAGGCTCCAGGCCACCAACGCGTGTGATGTGACGCTCGTTTGGAAGTCTGGTTACGAGCATGTGGCACAATACGGTATCTCGTTCAAGTATGTGAACCAATGCGCTATGACTCCAACAATATGCTGATTGTCAATCAAGATCCCCAATATTTGGCAATGAGAGATTCAAGCCTCGACATGGTATGGTTAAACAATTCCCTTCCCTTCGTCCAGCATGCTGAGATAACATTTCAAGTTGTTCGAAATCCCGAGGATGCCGCGAGCGCTCGAGACGGCCCATTCGATTATGTCGTACTCTGCGTCAAGGCGTTACCTGATGTCTACGATCTTGCCTCAGTCATTGATTCGGTCGTCACCCCCCAGCATACatgcatcatcgtcaacacaACACATACTCTCGGAGTCGAAGCTGCTTTGGAGGAGCGATTTCCTACCAATGTCGTCCTATCACTTGTTTCAGGCGCTGAGCTCACACAACTCGGCCAGAGTGAATTTGAACATAAAGGGCCAGCAGACATCTGGATTGGTCCTGCTAACAACCCGAACAATATCCCACAAACCATCCAGGAGGACATGGCACAGGCCTTAGCAATGACACTTAGTTCTGGCCAAGTGGAATGCAAAGTCTCGCCAAATATCCGCCAACAGCAATACGAGAGAGTGATTGGGTTTGTCTTTCATCTAAACGCCTTGATGCTCAACTAACTGACGTTACAGTCCTATTGCGTTCCATCCGATTAGCGTTATCTTCGAAACTCCCAACCATGCCTCGCTCTTGGAAAAGGTTGGCGTTAGGGACATGGTATCGGATGTCATTGACGAGCTGCTTCGTCTAGCTGATGCTAATGGATGCAAATTTGATCCCGATTTCAAG
The window above is part of the Fusarium musae strain F31 chromosome 6, whole genome shotgun sequence genome. Proteins encoded here:
- a CDS encoding hypothetical protein (MEROPS:MER0000836), with protein sequence MSTTPGVSFRKDGTKTFIPLENNPEVFTKLIHNLGVSEKLGFYDVYSIDEPELLAMIPRPVHALVFITPAPMWARVRENDPGSKELSYDGSGPDEPVVWYKQTIGHACGLIALLHSVSNGTAKSFIKPDSILDKILKKTQDLKPLERANHLYNSIDLEKAHMAAAVMGDTIAPASEEPSGYHFISFVKGQDGHLYDLEGGWGGPVDRGTLDEADDLLSNKALEVTVKRFTKAAEGNLEFSIIALATVPEGA